In Colletotrichum destructivum chromosome 1, complete sequence, the sequence GTGCCGAGTTATACTGCCCTCCTGTCTGACATCCGGATTCAGACATCTTCGAGGTCGTacaggccggcgaggtcgccttcggcgtcgtccccgtcgagAATTCGACCAACGGGTCTGTGCTGTTCACGCTCGACAACTTCGCCGACCGCAACGGTCTGTACCCGGACATCTCGGTGTGCGGCGAGATTTACCTGGACGTGCACCACTTCCTTGTCGGCCACCGCCCGTCCCgcaccctcgacgacgctgccggcCCTAACGACGGCTCCGGCGCCTGCAccccgacggcgtcggacCCGAACCCGCTCAAGCCCCGGACCAAGCCGCTGTGCAGCCTGAAGCACGTCCAGCGTCTGTACTCCCACCCGCAGGCCTGGGGCCAGTGCGTCGCCTTCCTGCAGACCTACCTTAAGGgcatcgaggccatcgaTGTGAGCTCCACgagccgcgccgccgagcttgtcgccgccgacgagtcgggcaccagcgccgccatctcgagcgagatcgccgcccgcctgcaCGGCATCGACGTGCTGGCCCGCACCATTGAGGACCGCGAGGACAACACGACGcgcttcttcatcatccGCAATGACCGCCACCCGCCCGCCAGGATGCCCCGCCACTGCGAACGCAAGAGGGACAGGACCAAGTCCATGGTGTCGTTCACGGTGCCGCACGAGGGGCCCGGTGCGCTGGCCGACGTGCTCGACTGCTTCCGTCGGTACAAGCTCGACCTCACGAGCATCAACAGCAGGCCGAGCCTGACGGCGCCGTTCAACTACGTTTTCTTCGTCGAGTTCCAAGGGCACAGGTCCCAGGACCCGGACGAAAGGGTCAAGGGAGCGCTGGAAGGTGTGGCTCGGGTGGCGGAGAACTGGCGGTGGCTAGGGAGCTGGGAGGACCAGCGATCGTGAGACGCggtgggggaagggggaagagagaaagaggaggaatTAGGCAAGGCCTTGGCCCACCGGTTGGGATCTGATGACTCCTATCCTTGGCCTCCAGGCTCCTCCTATTGCCTCCTTATTTCAGAGGAAACCCCCACGCCCACAAGGACCCTGTCAGCGTCGGTACTCGAGAATTGATGTCGGTGTGGCCAAACCCCAACCGGTCCTGGCGACGGCCGGCAATCTCTGAGAGGGATTTGCCTCCTGGTCTATGATACATCTGGCTACTttttgagagagagagagagagagagaaagcgaCTGGGAGAGTCGCAGGCTACGAGTGgaggggcgggcggcgtcggtaGGTAGGCAAACAAGGGAGTCGATTGGACGGAACAGGCCTGGGCTGGCTGACGACATCGCAGCTATGTCGATTCGAGATAAGAGGTGCATCGGAGGACTCAGGGCTGGGACAAGGAACGTGGGATGGTTCCCCCGTTTTGGCTTTCCCACTCTTAGCCATTGTGTAATGGAATCAGCgactcgccgccgcggaagTAGAGTCTgtctgcctgtctgtctgctgttgggcccctcttcctcctcctcctctcgaGTCTAGGCTTTCTTGAGGCTTTTCTTGCTTCCCTTTCTGGcacactctcactcactttTCCCCCCAACCCTGGCTCTCCGTGATGGATGCTTAGGAAAAGCTCTTGGACAAGAGCATCCCATGTCGAGCTGTGGCGTCGTGAAAAACCCTGATCTATTAGTCACAACCCAACACAGCACAGCATTGCGAAAGCGAAAAGGGGCGGGCTCGCCGACGTGGCGGAAGAGCCTGACGTCCGATTACATGGTGAGACAGGCGAGAAGGACCTGCGGATGAGTTGTCATCTGCCGaaag encodes:
- a CDS encoding Putative bifunctional P-protein, chorismate mutase/prephenate dehydratase encodes the protein MSDKSQVDVGEAVAASGVKPLVGFLGPQASYTHQASLQAFPEQDWDLKPIVTITDIFEVVQAGEVAFGVVPVENSTNGSVLFTLDNFADRNGLYPDISVCGEIYLDVHHFLVGHRPSRTLDDAAGPNDGSGACTPTASDPNPLKPRTKPLCSLKHVQRLYSHPQAWGQCVAFLQTYLKGIEAIDVSSTSRAAELVAADESGTSAAISSEIAARLHGIDVLARTIEDREDNTTRFFIIRNDRHPPARMPRHCERKRDRTKSMVSFTVPHEGPGALADVLDCFRRYKLDLTSINSRPSLTAPFNYVFFVEFQGHRSQDPDERVKGALEGVARVAENWRWLGSWEDQRS